ACAACCTACCAAGATAATTTTTGGGAATTGCTACCCGTAGAACGTATGCAGGCTACCAAAGAGGAGATGACGCCTAACGAAAAGCGTAACCCCAATTTTGAGCGTGCCGAAGAAAAAGCAACCAAAGCCATACAAAAACACTCCATGTACATGGGGGGTACCGAAAAAAACCCACAAATAGACGAAGCCCACCTACTACTAGGGCAATCGCGCTACTACGATAACCGTTACATACCCGCATTAGAGGCATTTAATTACATACTGTACAAATACCCCGATAGCGATAAAATTGGCAATGCTAAAGTGTGGCGTGCCAAAACCAACATGCGTTTGGATAATGATGAGGTAGCCATTAAAAACCTAAAGGGATTATTAGAAAGCAACAAAAAATTAGACGACCAAGTGTACGCCGATGCCAATGCAATACTAGCACAAGCATACATTAAAATAGAAGCACCCGATAGTGCTTTGGTAGTGCTTAAAAGGGCTGCCGAATACACCAAACTAAAAGAAGAAAGAGCCCGTTACTACTTTATAAAAGGGCAACTGTACAAACAACTAAATTACCCCGATAGTGCCTATGCAGCCTTCCAAGAGGTAATAGACATGAAGCGTAAATCGCCCAGAAGGTATGTAATACAAGCACACGCTATGCAAGCAAGTCAGTTTGATTTTGCGAATGGTGATACACTGGCATTTATGGAAAAATACCGCGATTTACTCGAAGACAGGGAAAACCGCCCGTACCTTGATGTTATTAACCATCAAATAGCTTTGTTTTACGATAAACAGGATTTAGACGATAAAGCTATAGAATATTACAAAGCATCGTTGCACACAAAATTACCCTCTAAAGATCGTTACTTAAAAGCATCAAACCACCGCAATATTGCCGAGATACACTTCGAAAAAGCACGTTACCCTATTGCAGGGCTGTACTACGATAGTACTATGGTGTACTTAAACAACCGTTCGCGCGAGTTTAAAGCCATCAAGAAAAAACGTGATAATCTTGAAGATGTAATTAAGTACGAAGGCATAGCACAGGTTAACGATAGTATATTGCGCTTAGTATCGCTCCCCGAAGAGGCACGAATAGCCCACTTTGAAGCTTATATTGAAAAACTCAAGGAGGCAGACGAAAGAGAACGAGAACGACTAGAAAAAGAAGCAATCCGTCAAGAAAATATGGCTAGTGCAGCTAGCGGTGGGCAAGTTTCGCAAGCACAAATGGGTAACAATACAGCTAACAGTAAATTCCCTATGGGAGGGGTAGTCCCTAAAGACGGAAGTAAAAGAAGCGCACCAGGCTTTAGCAACCCCAACGGCTCAGCTATAGGGCAAGCAGCAGGAGGTACTTTTTACTTTTACAATACTGCTACAGTATCTTATGGTAAAATTGAATTCCAAAAACGATGGGGCAATCGCCCATTGGCAGATAATTGGCGTTTAGCGTCGGCACTGCAAAATATTGCCACAGCACGAGGCGGAAACGATGGTGCTGACAGCCTTGCTGTAGCAGGAGCAGACGCAGATAGTGCTAACCCACGTTATACCCCCGAGTTTTATATTGAGCAATTACCAACATCGCAAATGGTGCTGGATAGCCTTGCCAAAGAGCGTAACTTTGCCTACTACCAATTGGGGACTATTTATAAGGAGAAGTTTAAAGAATACCAACGTGCTGCCGATAAATTGGAGCAGTTGCTCAAAAACAACCCCGAAGAGCGTTTGGTACTACCCTCCAAATACAACTTGTACAAAATATACCAGATTATAAACCCCGAGAGGGCAGCGCTGTACAAGCAACAAATACTAAACGAATATCCAGATAGTAGGTATGCCGAGATTATAAAAAACCCAACACAATACAATGAAGATAACCAAAGCCCCGAAGCGGTATATGCCAGCGTATTTAAAAAATATGGCGATGGCGAAATACGAGAATCGGCTGCATTGGTACAGGAGTATATTAATCGTTACACGGGCGAGGATATAGTACCTAAATTCGAGTTACTAAAAGCTACCATTTCAGCTAGGCTTGCGGGTATTGATGCGTATAAAAAAGGGCTCAACTTTGTAGCCTTAAACTACCCCAATAGCGAGGAAGGCAAAAAAGCAGAAACGATGCTAAAAACCAATATTCCTCCGCTAGAAGCACTTACATTGGGCAATCCGTCAATATCGTATAAAATCATCTTTAAATTTGACGACCCGAACGACCCGAGAATAAAACCATTAGCGGCTAAGATTAAAAAATATATTCAAGAGGGATTAAACAACAGCATAACCCTATCGCAGGATGTGTACACAATGGAGTCGGACTTTTTGGTAGTACACGGCTTTAATAGTAAATTAGCGGCCGAAGATGCCGTATCGGTACTAAAAGATTACAAAAAATATAAAATTGCCGAAACGCCTTTTATCATATCGAGCGAAGACTATAAAGTAATTCAGATTAAAAAGAATTTTACAGAATTTTCAGCTATAAAGTAACACATATTGTATAAAAATGTTTGACAAAAAAGCACAAAAATCAGGAGGTCCCGATATAGGGAAAACCAACCGAATTGTAGAAGGAACTTTAATTAAAGGAGATATTACCTCGCAAGCAGATTTTCGACTTGATGGCGAACTGGAGGGTAATTTTATTTCGAGTGGTAAAATCGTTATAGGAACGAGCGGTAAAGTATTTGGTGACATTAAATGTAAAAACGCCGATATAGAAGGTAAGTTTAAAGGCAAAATGGAAGTAGAGGAATTACTTACCCTTAAAGCTAGTGCAAGCATTCTGGGCGAGGTTATTACAGGCAAACTATCTGTAGAGCCTGGAGCAGAATTTACTGCTACCTGTTCCATGAAAAGTACTGTAAAGCAAATTAGCAAAGTAAATGGACAACAAGCGGGATAACAACAACCGCCATAAATGGATTGCCCTTATTAACATACCCATACAAATGGGAATAATTATTTTTTTATTCTCGTGGTTTGGTGGTTGGATTGATGAGGAGTACGCTAACACAAAAAACACAAATCGCATAATCTTTACACTCTTGGGGGTGTTTATAGCCTTATACAATGTAGTAAGGCAGGTAAACGAGCTCAACAAATAATTATGAAAAAACATATTGGTATTTTTGTTGCCACAACCCTAATAGCAGCAGTATTATTAGTAGCTAACATCCTTATTTACGAGCAGCCCGAGCTACAAGCTACAAAACAAACATTTATATACGCATTGCCTACCATGTATCTCTTCTTTTTTGGGTTTACAGTAGCAATATTAGTAGCACTTATTATTACAGGTAAAAAAAGCAAAGAACAGATAGGATACGTCTTTCTTTTCCTAACAGCAACCAAAATGGGGCTTAGCTATCTTTTTGCCCGACCTATACTTAATAAAGTTGTTGATGACCCTACAGAAAAAATAAACTTCCTTGTAGTGTTTATTTTGTTTTTAGCAATAGAGGCTTATTATACAGCACGTTTATTGAACAATAAATAACAGATGCGCAATACTACTAAAATTATCTTAAAAATTTTCCCGTAATCAATTTGGAATATTAATTAAAAATGTACCTTTGCACAAAATTTTAGGACTGTAAAATTAAGATATTTAATAAGATGGTGTTTCCCGGAAAATTATTTAAGAACACAATAACAGCCCTCTTTGCTGTAATTCCTTTACTTTCTATTGCTAATGTTTCTGATGGAGCACAGCACGGACACGATGAGCCTAAGGACAAGAAAGAAGTAGTTGATGCCTATATACAGCATCACCTTCAGGACTCTCATAGTTTCATTCTTTTTTCTGATGAGGAAACAGGCGAGCACTACGGTTTTCCGCTACCTGTAATTTTATTTGATGACGGTGTTAAAATATTCTCATCATCAAAATTTCACCATGGCGAAGAAGTTGCCGAAGTAGATGGTAACCACTACGCGCTACACCATGGTAAAATATATAAAACAGATGCTAAGGGTACTTTAACTTTTGATGAGCATCATCATCCAACAAACGAAAAGCCATTCGATTTTTCAATCACCAAAAACGTATTTACAATGCTAGTTACAGCATTAATAATGTTTTTATTATTTGTAGGCTTGGCTAAATCATACAAAAAAGGTCCTATTCCAACAGGAGCAGGCAGAATTTTAGAGCCACTTATTATTTTTATTCGTGATGAGGTAGCTATACCAAACATTGGCGAAAAAAAATACAGAAAGTTTATGGGCTTTTTGTTAACGGTTTTCTTCCTTATCTGGATATTAAACCTATTGGGTATGACACCGCTGGGCGTAAACGTAACAGGTAACATCTCGGTAACCGTATGTTTAGCACTATTTACATATTTTATAACACAATTTAGTGCTAATAAAGAGTATTGGAAACACATTTTTTGGATGCCCGATGTACCTGTACTAATGAAAATAGTTTTAATGCCAATAGAAATATTAGGTACGCTAACAAAACCATTTGCACTATTAATACGTTTATTTGCCAATATTACAGCAGGTCACGTAGTAATAATGAGTTTAATTGCCATGATGTTTGTAGGTAAAAACCTTGCAGCAGACATGCCAATATCAATAGGATTAACATTATTTATCTCTATAATCGAATTACTTGTTGCATTCCTACAAGCATTCATCTTCACAATGCTATCATCACTATTTATTGGTATGGCGGTACAAGAACACCACCATGAAGAAGACCACGATGAGCATACAGAAGAAGAGCCAATAATAATATAATTTGAAGTTTAATTTTTTTTAATATATACTTATGGAAGGTACTCTTAACTTAATTGGTGCTGGTTTAGTAGTAATCGGTGCAGGCGTTGGTCTAGGTAAAATTGGTGGTTCAGCAATGGACGCTATAGCACGTCAGCCAGAAGCTGCTGGTAAAATCCAGACTGCGATGATTATTATCGCCGCTTTATTAGAAGGTTTAGCATTCGCTGCTCTTATCCTTGGAAAATAATAAAGAAAAAAGTTCAATGCTACCTGCAACGGTTGGTTGTAGGTAGTATTTGATAAAAAATTAAATTAAAACATATACTTATATAAAATGGATAAGTTAGTAAACGATTTTTCATTCGGTCTGTTCTTTTGGCAAGCAATTATCTTAATTGTACTTATACTACTATTAGTAAAGTTTGCATGGAAACCTATAATGACTGCTATTACCGAAAGAGAAGCAGGTATTGCAGGTGCACTTGCTGCTGCTGAGGCTGCACGTAAAGAGATGCAGAACCTACAAGCAGATAACGAAAGAATTTTGCAAGAGGCTAGAGCGGAAAGAGATGCCATGATAAAAGAGGCAAGAGAGATTAAAGAAAAAATGATTACTGATGCTAAGGCTGAAGCGCAGGTGCAGGGAGAAAAAATGATTGAGCAAGCAAAAGCATCTATAGAAAGCGAGAAAAACGCTGCAATGACAGAGCTTAAAAACCAAGTATCAGTACTTTCGGTTGAAATCGCAGAAAAGATTCTTAAAAACGAACTGTCTGACGTAGCTGCTCAAACCGTTATGGTAGAAACAATGCTGAACGACGTAAAATTAAACTAAGTTGGTTATGACAGGTTCAAGAGCTGCAATACGTTATGCAAAAGCAATACTCGAAACGGCACAGGCCGCAGGTAACGCTGCACCCGTAAATGAGGATATGGCGCGCATAGCATCTACGATGCAAGAAAACGCAGAATTACGCGATTTTATTAGTAGTCCTACCATAAAAGCAACAATTAAAGAAGAAACCCTTAAAGAAGTATTTGCAGGTTCGCAAAACATTACCTTAGGGCTTTTTAGATTGCTGCACGAAAACAAAAGATTTGAAATACTTACGCAGATAGCGTTACAATACGGTATCCAGTTTGATGAGTTAAATGGCAGAGAAGAAGCCGTTGTTACAACAGCCTTCCCAATTACTCCAGTGCTAGAGGCGCAAGTACTAGAAAAAGCAAAAGCACTATCTAACAAACATTTAGTGCTAAAAAATATTGTAGATCCAGCAATAATTGGCGGGTTTATATTACGTGTTGGCGACAAGCAGTTAAACGCCTCTGTAGCAAACAACCTATCAACATTAAAAAGAGAATTAAGTAATTAGTATTTACCACACGCAAGTGTTTAAATTATAAATAACTATTATGGCAGAAATTAAACCTGCTGAAATTTCAGCAATATTAAAGAAACAATTGTCCGATTTCGAATCGGGTGCTACCCTAGAAGAAGTAGGAACAGTACTTCAGGTGGGTGACGGTATTGCCCGTGTTTACGGATTATCTAACGCACAATACGGTGAGTTAGTAGCATTCGATAGTGGGTTAGAAGGTATTGTACTTAACCTAGAAGAAGACAATGTGGGTGTAGTATTGCTGGGTCCATCAACAGGAGTTAGCGAAGGTTCTACAGTAAAAAGAACACAACGTATTGCTTCACTAAAAGTAGGCGAAGAAATTGTTGGTCGTGTAGTAGATACCCTAGGTAACCCTATAGACGGTAAAGGAGCTATTGGAGGCGACCTTTACGAGATGCCACTAGAGCGTAAAGCACCAGGGGTAATCTTCCGTCAACCCGTAACCGAGCCATTACAAACTGGTATTAAAGCAATTGATGCGATGATTCCTGTTGGGCGTGGGCAGCGTGAGCTTGTAATTGGCGACCGCCAAACGGGTAAAACAACAGTATGTATTGATACCATACTAAACCAAAAAGAATTTTACGATGCAGGTAAACCTGTATTCTGTATATATGTAGCCGTAGGGCAAAAAGCATCTACCGTTGCAAACATTGCAAAAACGTTAGAAGAAAAAGGAGCAATGGCATACACTGTTATTGTTGCTGCTAATGCTTCAGACCCTGCACCGATGCAGGTATACGCTCCATTTGCAGGTGCTGCAATTGGTGAGTACTTCCGAGATACAGGTCGTCCAGCATTAATTATTTATGACGATTTATCAAAACAAGCGGTAGCGTATCGTGAGGTATCACTTCTTTTAAGAAGACCACCAGGTCGTGAGGCTTACCCAGGGGATGTATTCTACCTTCACTCAAGATTATTAGAGCGTGCTGCTAAGGTAATTGCTGATGATGGTATTGCAAAAGATATGAATGATTTACCAGATTCGTTAAAACCAATTGTAAAAGGTGGTGGTTCGCTTACAGCGCTTCCAATCATCGAAACACAAGCGGGTGACGTTTCTGCTTATATTCCAACCAACGTAATTTCGATTACCGATGGTCAGATATTCCTAGAGTCCGATTTATTCAACTCAGGGGTACGTCCTGCAATTAACGTAGGTATCTCAGTATCGCGTGTAGGGGGTAACGCACAAATTAAGCCGATGAAAAAAGTAGCGGGTACACTTAAGCTAGACCAAGCACAGTTCCGTGAGCTAGAAGCATTCGCAAAATTTGGTTCGGATCTTGACTCGGCTACATTAAGCGTAATTGAAAAAGGTAGACGTAACGTAGAAATCCTGAAACAAGCTGTAAACGATCCGTTTACTGTAGAAGATCAGATTGCAATTATCTACGCAGGTTCTAAAAACCTACTTAAAAAAGTACCTGTAGATAAAGTTAAAGAGTTTGAAAAAGATTATATAGAGTATCTTAATGCAAAACACAGAGATACACTAGACCAGTTGAAATCGGGTAAATATACCGATGCACAAACTGATGTGCTTGAAAAAGCAGCAGCTGAAATATCGGCTAAATATTAATTAAGATATTAGATTTTAGTTGTGAGTATTGAGATGAACCACGTTCTCAAATCTTAATTCTCACAACTTAATACTATAAAAAATGGCAAACTTAAAGGAAATACGTAACAGGATTGCTTCCGTTTCATCGACAATGCAGATTACCAGCGCGATGAAAATGGTATCGGCAGCAAAGCTTAAAAAAGCACAAGATGCTATAACAGCAATGCGACCTTATAGCCAAAAGCTTACCGAGCTACTGCAAAACCTAAGCGCTACTATGGATGGCGATACGGGTGGCGCATTTGCTGAGCAACGCCCTGTAAACAAAGTGCTCATTGTAGCCATTACATCAAACAGAGGGCTTTGCGGTGCTTTTAATAGTAATATTATTAAGCAGGTAAAAACACTAGAGGCAACTTATGCGGGCAAGCAAGTAAGTATTCTTAGCATTGGTAAAAAAGGTAACGATGTACTTGGTAAAACATGTACTATTACCGATAATAAGAGTGCTGTTTACGACGATTTAACGTTTGAAAATGTAGCCGTTATAGCACAACAACTTATGGACGAGTTTGCTGCAGGC
The Flavobacterium litorale genome window above contains:
- the atpH gene encoding ATP synthase F1 subunit delta — encoded protein: MTGSRAAIRYAKAILETAQAAGNAAPVNEDMARIASTMQENAELRDFISSPTIKATIKEETLKEVFAGSQNITLGLFRLLHENKRFEILTQIALQYGIQFDELNGREEAVVTTAFPITPVLEAQVLEKAKALSNKHLVLKNIVDPAIIGGFILRVGDKQLNASVANNLSTLKRELSN
- the porW gene encoding type IX secretion system periplasmic lipoprotein PorW/SprE, which gives rise to MKTSTYKYFLLFGMVIFFIACSTKKNSFVNRNYHAVTTEFNVLYNGNLALDAGVNELKTTYQDNFWELLPVERMQATKEEMTPNEKRNPNFERAEEKATKAIQKHSMYMGGTEKNPQIDEAHLLLGQSRYYDNRYIPALEAFNYILYKYPDSDKIGNAKVWRAKTNMRLDNDEVAIKNLKGLLESNKKLDDQVYADANAILAQAYIKIEAPDSALVVLKRAAEYTKLKEERARYYFIKGQLYKQLNYPDSAYAAFQEVIDMKRKSPRRYVIQAHAMQASQFDFANGDTLAFMEKYRDLLEDRENRPYLDVINHQIALFYDKQDLDDKAIEYYKASLHTKLPSKDRYLKASNHRNIAEIHFEKARYPIAGLYYDSTMVYLNNRSREFKAIKKKRDNLEDVIKYEGIAQVNDSILRLVSLPEEARIAHFEAYIEKLKEADERERERLEKEAIRQENMASAASGGQVSQAQMGNNTANSKFPMGGVVPKDGSKRSAPGFSNPNGSAIGQAAGGTFYFYNTATVSYGKIEFQKRWGNRPLADNWRLASALQNIATARGGNDGADSLAVAGADADSANPRYTPEFYIEQLPTSQMVLDSLAKERNFAYYQLGTIYKEKFKEYQRAADKLEQLLKNNPEERLVLPSKYNLYKIYQIINPERAALYKQQILNEYPDSRYAEIIKNPTQYNEDNQSPEAVYASVFKKYGDGEIRESAALVQEYINRYTGEDIVPKFELLKATISARLAGIDAYKKGLNFVALNYPNSEEGKKAETMLKTNIPPLEALTLGNPSISYKIIFKFDDPNDPRIKPLAAKIKKYIQEGLNNSITLSQDVYTMESDFLVVHGFNSKLAAEDAVSVLKDYKKYKIAETPFIISSEDYKVIQIKKNFTEFSAIK
- a CDS encoding F0F1 ATP synthase subunit B, with the protein product MDKLVNDFSFGLFFWQAIILIVLILLLVKFAWKPIMTAITEREAGIAGALAAAEAARKEMQNLQADNERILQEARAERDAMIKEAREIKEKMITDAKAEAQVQGEKMIEQAKASIESEKNAAMTELKNQVSVLSVEIAEKILKNELSDVAAQTVMVETMLNDVKLN
- the atpB gene encoding F0F1 ATP synthase subunit A, with amino-acid sequence MVFPGKLFKNTITALFAVIPLLSIANVSDGAQHGHDEPKDKKEVVDAYIQHHLQDSHSFILFSDEETGEHYGFPLPVILFDDGVKIFSSSKFHHGEEVAEVDGNHYALHHGKIYKTDAKGTLTFDEHHHPTNEKPFDFSITKNVFTMLVTALIMFLLFVGLAKSYKKGPIPTGAGRILEPLIIFIRDEVAIPNIGEKKYRKFMGFLLTVFFLIWILNLLGMTPLGVNVTGNISVTVCLALFTYFITQFSANKEYWKHIFWMPDVPVLMKIVLMPIEILGTLTKPFALLIRLFANITAGHVVIMSLIAMMFVGKNLAADMPISIGLTLFISIIELLVAFLQAFIFTMLSSLFIGMAVQEHHHEEDHDEHTEEEPIII
- the atpG gene encoding ATP synthase F1 subunit gamma, whose translation is MANLKEIRNRIASVSSTMQITSAMKMVSAAKLKKAQDAITAMRPYSQKLTELLQNLSATMDGDTGGAFAEQRPVNKVLIVAITSNRGLCGAFNSNIIKQVKTLEATYAGKQVSILSIGKKGNDVLGKTCTITDNKSAVYDDLTFENVAVIAQQLMDEFAAGEYDKIELVYNHFKNAATQLVLTEQFLPLVPAATEAVDNSSVDYIFEPSKEEIIEQLIPLSLKTQLYKAIRDSFASEHGARMTAMHKATDNATDLRNQLKLTYNKARQASITNEILEIVGGAEALNN
- the atpE gene encoding ATP synthase F0 subunit C — its product is MEGTLNLIGAGLVVIGAGVGLGKIGGSAMDAIARQPEAAGKIQTAMIIIAALLEGLAFAALILGK
- the atpA gene encoding F0F1 ATP synthase subunit alpha; translation: MAEIKPAEISAILKKQLSDFESGATLEEVGTVLQVGDGIARVYGLSNAQYGELVAFDSGLEGIVLNLEEDNVGVVLLGPSTGVSEGSTVKRTQRIASLKVGEEIVGRVVDTLGNPIDGKGAIGGDLYEMPLERKAPGVIFRQPVTEPLQTGIKAIDAMIPVGRGQRELVIGDRQTGKTTVCIDTILNQKEFYDAGKPVFCIYVAVGQKASTVANIAKTLEEKGAMAYTVIVAANASDPAPMQVYAPFAGAAIGEYFRDTGRPALIIYDDLSKQAVAYREVSLLLRRPPGREAYPGDVFYLHSRLLERAAKVIADDGIAKDMNDLPDSLKPIVKGGGSLTALPIIETQAGDVSAYIPTNVISITDGQIFLESDLFNSGVRPAINVGISVSRVGGNAQIKPMKKVAGTLKLDQAQFRELEAFAKFGSDLDSATLSVIEKGRRNVEILKQAVNDPFTVEDQIAIIYAGSKNLLKKVPVDKVKEFEKDYIEYLNAKHRDTLDQLKSGKYTDAQTDVLEKAAAEISAKY
- a CDS encoding bactofilin family protein, with product MFDKKAQKSGGPDIGKTNRIVEGTLIKGDITSQADFRLDGELEGNFISSGKIVIGTSGKVFGDIKCKNADIEGKFKGKMEVEELLTLKASASILGEVITGKLSVEPGAEFTATCSMKSTVKQISKVNGQQAG
- a CDS encoding DUF6168 family protein, whose product is MKKHIGIFVATTLIAAVLLVANILIYEQPELQATKQTFIYALPTMYLFFFGFTVAILVALIITGKKSKEQIGYVFLFLTATKMGLSYLFARPILNKVVDDPTEKINFLVVFILFLAIEAYYTARLLNNK
- a CDS encoding AtpZ/AtpI family protein, coding for MDNKRDNNNRHKWIALINIPIQMGIIIFLFSWFGGWIDEEYANTKNTNRIIFTLLGVFIALYNVVRQVNELNK